A region of Streptomyces halobius DNA encodes the following proteins:
- the gntA gene encoding guanitoxin biosynthesis heme-dependent pre-guanitoxin N-hydroxylase GntA, which produces MTADARGEVEEFILGERFSCLAGRSAWRQGGITHRHYDLLGSEDSARLMALDLAEFVGSANWSARTFTSFIATFAQPRGVDELRFEELLWQQLQLLHEEDSESHGWAEGYSSDPQSSKFAFSVAGHPFFVIGLHETHRRWGRRPPFPMLAFNSHEQFDRIKGAGMWDRLAEKIRKQDIKLQGDINPNLYEYEQLSEARRYSGRPKPADWQCPFAPRDVERERAAERELTVSGA; this is translated from the coding sequence ATGACGGCGGACGCGCGTGGTGAGGTCGAGGAGTTCATCCTGGGGGAGCGTTTCTCCTGTCTGGCGGGTCGCTCCGCCTGGCGCCAGGGCGGCATCACACACCGGCATTACGACCTGCTGGGGAGCGAGGATTCCGCCCGGCTGATGGCGCTCGATCTCGCGGAGTTCGTGGGATCGGCGAACTGGAGCGCTCGGACGTTCACCAGTTTCATCGCGACCTTCGCGCAGCCCCGCGGGGTGGATGAGCTGCGGTTCGAAGAGCTTCTGTGGCAGCAGCTGCAGCTGCTCCACGAGGAGGACTCGGAATCCCACGGCTGGGCCGAGGGCTACTCGTCGGATCCGCAGTCCAGTAAGTTCGCCTTCAGCGTGGCCGGCCATCCGTTCTTCGTGATCGGCCTGCACGAGACGCACCGCCGGTGGGGCCGTCGGCCTCCCTTCCCGATGCTGGCCTTCAACTCCCACGAGCAGTTCGACCGGATCAAGGGCGCCGGGATGTGGGACCGGCTGGCCGAGAAGATACGCAAGCAGGACATCAAGCTGCAGGGGGACATCAATCCCAACCTGTACGAGTACGAGCAGCTCTCCGAGGCCCGCCGCTACTCCGGCCGCCCCAAGCCCGCCGACTGGCAGTGCCCGTTCGCGCCGCGTGACGTGGAGCGGGAGCGTGCGGCAGAGCGCGAACTGACCGTCTCGGGGGCTTGA
- a CDS encoding UDP-N-acetylmuramate dehydrogenase, with amino-acid sequence MNERPEGGHGKRPEIRAMVHVYRAPAASDTHHAGVSDDCTTRSRLGQSLPAPPNASIGRLPDPDARPERRGLRPGDRRLPGRGGGLGLAVPAPCHSPGGRLRSLGHRTSVFKGSARWTLLSLVFALRRSALSASITYGKVAAELDILPRGRVPLDEAARAVLAVRRGKGMVLGCSDTDRRSVGSVFFSPVVTSAQAADLRAQDAPVSSFPDGSTRVSAGWLIQQAGFALGTPLSEGVGISSLHHTLVADDGGAGSFTEAIEIVQRQVLDHTGVRLTPEIDFLGDGDGDGDGNPLPGS; translated from the coding sequence GTGAACGAGCGTCCCGAAGGTGGCCACGGAAAGCGGCCGGAGATCCGGGCCATGGTCCATGTCTACCGTGCACCTGCTGCCTCCGATACCCACCACGCCGGGGTATCGGATGACTGTACGACGAGGTCCCGGCTCGGCCAGTCGCTGCCGGCACCACCGAACGCCTCGATCGGACGACTGCCAGATCCGGACGCCCGTCCAGAACGTCGGGGCCTACGGCCAGGAGATCGCCGACTGCCTGGTCGAGGTGGCGGCCTGGGACTGGCAGTCCCGGCGCCATGTCACTCTCCCGGCGGACGCCTGCGGTCTCTGGGCCACCGCACCAGCGTCTTCAAGGGCTCCGCCCGCTGGACCCTGCTGAGTCTGGTCTTCGCCCTGCGCCGGTCCGCGCTGAGCGCATCCATCACCTACGGGAAGGTCGCCGCGGAGCTCGACATTCTGCCCCGCGGCCGGGTCCCGTTGGACGAGGCGGCGCGAGCGGTGCTCGCGGTACGCCGCGGCAAGGGCATGGTGCTGGGCTGCTCCGACACCGACCGGCGCTCGGTGGGCAGCGTGTTCTTCAGCCCCGTGGTGACCTCCGCCCAGGCCGCCGACCTGCGGGCGCAGGACGCACCGGTCAGCAGCTTCCCCGACGGCTCGACCAGAGTCAGTGCCGGCTGGCTCATCCAGCAGGCGGGATTCGCCCTCGGCACGCCGCTCAGCGAGGGCGTAGGCATCTCCTCGCTGCACCACACCCTGGTCGCCGACGACGGCGGCGCCGGGAGCTTCACGGAGGCGATCGAGATCGTGCAGCGCCAAGTCCTGGACCACACCGGCGTACGCCTCACACCCGAGATCGACTTCCTCGGGGACGGGGACGGGGACGGGGACGGAAACCCGTTGCCGGGGAGCTGA
- a CDS encoding MFS transporter, giving the protein MNRSPRSLRAGPDGSLRSGRPATFAYFALNGFLMGMWIVHIPAIEHRAGVSHAMLGWLLLLLGAGAFAGMQLVGPLTDRSGARTVVPVSAALCSAALVLPGLATNVWTLGAALLVLGFGNGCLDVSMNAHAVQVERRYRRPVMSAFHATFSIGGVLAALAGARALSWGWSPPVTLGAVALLGLAVAGAGALALLRPEDAHGVLPADSAHTATAGAAERTARRQTPRRIWILATLALALMLCEGVANDWSVLHLRDHLEAPAATAALAYGAFATAMTVGRLLTDRVAGRFGPVAVLRYGASVAALGLTVAALSPWIPLALIGWTVFGTGLSGCIPQLFSAAGHTDQTAAGANVSRVAGLGYLGMLAGPAIIGPLTHFIPLSLTFFLPVTLCAVAACTAGILRSQRDAPTPREAGAARPTEKA; this is encoded by the coding sequence TGAACAGATCACCGCGGTCACTGCGGGCCGGCCCGGACGGATCACTGCGGTCCGGCCGGCCGGCCACCTTCGCCTACTTCGCCCTCAACGGCTTCCTCATGGGGATGTGGATCGTCCACATCCCCGCCATCGAGCACCGAGCCGGGGTCAGCCATGCCATGCTCGGCTGGCTCCTGTTGCTGCTCGGCGCGGGAGCGTTCGCGGGCATGCAGCTCGTCGGCCCGCTCACCGACCGCTCCGGCGCCCGCACCGTCGTCCCGGTCAGCGCGGCACTGTGCAGCGCCGCCCTGGTCCTGCCGGGCCTGGCCACCAACGTCTGGACGCTGGGGGCGGCGCTGCTGGTGCTCGGCTTCGGCAACGGCTGCCTGGATGTCAGCATGAACGCCCATGCCGTGCAGGTGGAACGCCGCTACCGGCGGCCCGTCATGTCCGCGTTCCATGCCACCTTCTCCATCGGCGGCGTCCTTGCCGCGCTGGCCGGCGCCCGTGCGCTCAGCTGGGGCTGGAGCCCGCCGGTGACCCTTGGCGCGGTAGCGCTTTTGGGCCTCGCCGTCGCCGGGGCGGGTGCCCTCGCGCTGCTACGTCCCGAGGACGCCCACGGCGTACTACCAGCCGACAGCGCGCACACCGCGACTGCCGGGGCTGCCGAGAGGACGGCCCGGCGCCAAACTCCCCGACGCATCTGGATCCTGGCCACGCTCGCGCTGGCGCTCATGCTCTGCGAAGGCGTCGCCAACGACTGGAGTGTGCTCCACCTGCGGGACCACCTGGAGGCACCCGCCGCCACCGCCGCCCTTGCCTACGGAGCCTTCGCCACCGCCATGACCGTCGGCCGCCTCCTCACCGACCGGGTGGCCGGGCGCTTCGGGCCGGTGGCAGTCCTCCGCTACGGCGCGTCCGTGGCCGCACTCGGCCTGACGGTGGCGGCACTGTCCCCTTGGATTCCCCTGGCCCTCATCGGCTGGACCGTGTTCGGGACGGGGCTGTCCGGCTGCATACCCCAACTCTTCAGCGCCGCAGGCCACACCGACCAGACCGCCGCCGGCGCGAACGTCTCCCGCGTCGCCGGCCTCGGCTACCTCGGCATGCTCGCCGGGCCCGCCATCATCGGCCCCCTGACCCACTTCATCCCGCTCAGCCTGACGTTCTTTCTGCCCGTGACACTCTGCGCCGTCGCCGCCTGCACGGCCGGCATTCTGCGCTCTCAGCGCGACGCACCCACCCCACGGGAGGCCGGGGCCGCGCGCCCGACAGAAAAGGCGTGA